One window of Bacillus alkalicellulosilyticus genomic DNA carries:
- a CDS encoding YncE family protein, with amino-acid sequence MYKKGLILCLVVFLLVITSAFSPSQGKGGGSQSKNIDHEIWVADQKNNEIYIINGRNLHIEQTLTTKDGVGKKPHMLVFDNNGDYAYVANMESGDVSVIRAKDRKIVDTIPTAPGAHAAVPTNKRDKVIVANTPSQSLSVITTDVANEHFSLERTVSLHDYQELSNREEFPNLNPICLYFTADDSSFYVTIGGGGLVVFNTETLEIEKAYTKNEVIANGCGLILAPDQQHMYANAGNVTKGEYYLFDTNTHQLIETKDSQGYDAHGVDITPDGKYLWVVNRHSNDASIVDISTNEVVSKVEYVGDSPDLIRFSPNGQWAYITTRGPEPATGTHDLSGQRPGVSIINTKSLKKVKQISFPGADMHAIDVRGR; translated from the coding sequence ATGTATAAAAAAGGATTAATTTTATGTTTGGTAGTTTTTTTACTTGTGATTACTTCTGCATTTTCTCCTAGTCAAGGAAAGGGAGGAGGAAGTCAATCAAAAAATATTGACCATGAAATATGGGTAGCAGACCAAAAAAATAACGAGATTTATATTATTAACGGCAGAAACTTACATATTGAACAGACATTAACGACGAAAGATGGAGTAGGAAAAAAACCTCATATGCTCGTGTTTGATAACAATGGTGATTATGCGTATGTCGCGAATATGGAATCAGGGGATGTCTCTGTCATTCGAGCCAAAGACAGAAAAATCGTCGATACAATTCCTACAGCTCCAGGAGCTCATGCAGCGGTGCCAACGAATAAGCGAGATAAAGTGATTGTAGCGAATACACCCAGTCAAAGTTTATCTGTAATTACAACAGATGTAGCCAATGAACACTTTTCTTTAGAGCGAACAGTATCTCTACACGATTATCAAGAATTATCTAATCGAGAAGAGTTTCCAAATCTTAATCCGATCTGTTTATACTTTACCGCAGATGATAGTTCTTTTTATGTAACGATTGGCGGAGGAGGCTTAGTTGTATTTAATACAGAGACGTTAGAAATTGAAAAAGCTTATACAAAAAATGAAGTCATTGCTAATGGTTGTGGATTAATTCTTGCTCCAGACCAGCAGCATATGTATGCGAATGCAGGAAACGTAACAAAGGGGGAATATTACCTTTTTGATACTAATACTCATCAACTGATTGAAACTAAAGACAGTCAAGGGTATGATGCCCATGGTGTTGATATTACTCCAGATGGGAAATATCTTTGGGTCGTCAATCGTCATTCCAATGATGCAAGTATAGTTGATATTTCAACAAATGAAGTTGTTAGTAAGGTAGAATACGTTGGAGATTCTCCAGACCTTATCCGTTTTTCACCAAATGGACAGTGGGCTTACATTACCACTAGAGGACCAGAACCTGCAACAGGAACACATGATTTGTCAGGACAACGACCAGGTGTATCAATCATCAATACCAAATCGTTAAAGAAGGTAAAACAAATTTCATTCCCAGGGGCAGATATGCACGCAATTGATGTTAGGGGAAGATAA